A window of the Emys orbicularis isolate rEmyOrb1 chromosome 1, rEmyOrb1.hap1, whole genome shotgun sequence genome harbors these coding sequences:
- the ZC3H12C gene encoding probable ribonuclease ZC3H12C isoform X3 has translation MSLCFPANEYGTLYIQEYRKNSKVESSTCSSSFMGLKDHLGHDLGHLYVERTDTQINAVGSWSMVEKPTMDKVNSRKEDADKEASEETGSSSCDSEESTNSDNESERLNNITAESHHLPKTHRQLCRSPCLQPHVLKRNEILQDLKIEEAQMVSKKVKKPPDVVKEYQTKLEFALKLGYSEEQVQLVLNKLGTDALINDILGELVKLGNKTETDQPVNNVNTNIMREASSIESQRSESPLQEDVTEDGDNLRPIVIDGSNVAMSHGNKEVFSCRGIKLAVDWFLERRHKDVTVFVPAWRKEQSRPDALITDQEILRKLEKEKILVFTPSRRVQGRRVVCYDDRFIVKLAFESDGIIVSNDNYRDLANEKPEWKKFIDERLLMYSFVNDKFMPPDDPLGRHGPSLDNFLRKKPIVPEHKKQPCPYGKKCTYGHKCKYYHPERGNQPQRSVADELRAMSRSTAAKAASEGGLVKSNSVPCSTKIDGTSDLKRAAPKRQSDPSIRTQVYQDLEEKLPTKNKLETRSVPSLVSIPNSSVVKPQSTAPLSNGLPSGVHFPPQDQRPQGQYPPMMMATKNHGTPMPYEQYPKCESPVDVGYYSMLNAYSNLSISGPRSPERRFSLDTDYRISSVASDCSSEGSMSCGSSDSYVGYNDRSYMSSPDPQLEENLKCQHVHPHSRLNSQPFLQSYHDPLTRVQSYSHEEPKHHHKPPTPYMSVHLQHPTVGARSSCPNDYSALQSLQHSKTMHLGRALVSTRIDSISDSRLYDNSPLRQRKPYSSQDGLGSWDRQSYGIDAYGYRQTYSLPSNPTQPCYEQFAFQSLPEQQDQTWCIPYCGIPQDPPRYQDTREKVYINLCNIFPPDLVRIVMKRNPHMTDAQQLAAAILVEKSQLGY, from the exons ATGTCTCTGTGTTTTCCAGCTAAC GAATACGGGACACTTTATATTCAGGAATACAGGAAAAACAGCAAAGTGGAATCGAGTACATGCAGCAGCAGCTTCATGGGCTTGAAGGATCATCTGGGGCATGACCTAGGCCATCTTTATGTGGAGCGCACTGACACACAAATAAATGCAGTTGGATCTTGGTCAATGGTGGAGAAACCAACAATGGATAAAGTTAACTCTAGGAAGGAAGATGCAGATAAGGAGGCATCTGAGGAGACTGGAAGCTCCAGTTGTGATTCAGAAGAGAGCACAAATTCTGATAACGAGTCAGAGAGGCTGAATAACATTACAGCAGAATCACATCATCTACCGAAGACTCACCGACAACTGTGCAGGTCTCCCTGCTTACAGCCTCATGTACTAAAACGTAACGAAATCTTACAAGACCTTAAGATAGAGGAGGCCCAGATGGTATCTAAGAAAGTAAAGAAGCCCCCTGATGTGGTGAAGGAATATCAAACCAAACTGGAGTTTGCACTTAAGTTAGGTTACTCTGAAGAACAGGTTCAACTTGTGCTAAATAAGCTTGGCACTGATGCTTTAATCAACGATATTTTGGGAGAACTTGTCAAACTTGGAAATAAAACTGAGACTGACCAGCCTGTAAATAATGTTAACACTAACATAATGCGTGAAGCATCTTCCATAGAGTCTCAGAGGTCTGAGTCTCCACTTCAGGAGGATGTGACTGAAGATGGAGATAACCTGAGGCCAATAGTTATTGATGGCAGCAATGTGGCAATGAG CCATGGGAACAAAGAAGTATTTTCTTGTAGAGGAATAAAATTGGCAGTAGACTGGTTTTTGGAAAGACGCCACAAAGATGTTACAGTGTTTGTGCCAGCATGGAGAAAAGAACAGTCAAGACCTGACGCTCTTATCACAG ATCAAGAAATCCTGCGCAAGTTAGAAAAAGAGAAAATTCTGGTGTTTACACCATCCCGTCGTGTGCAGGGGAGAAGGGTGGTATGCTATGATGACAGATTCATAGTGAAGCTGGCCTTTGAGTCAGATGGTATCATTGTGTCTAATGATAACTACAGGGATCTAGCTAATGAAAAGCCAGAATGGAAGAAGTTCATAGATGAGCGATTGTTGATGTATTCATTTGTCAATGACAA GTTCATGCCTCCTGATGATCCTCTTGGCCGTCATGGCCCAAGCCTTGACAATTTTCTAAGGAAGAAACCTATTGTACCGGAACATAAGAAGCAACCATGTCCATATG GAAAGAAATGTACCTATGGACACAAATGCAAATACTACCACCCAGAAAGAGGAAATCAGCCTCAGCGGTCTGTTGCTGATGAACTTAGAGCCATGTCTAGAAGCACAGCTGCCAAAGCTGCAAGTGAAGGAGGACTGGTAAAAAGCAACAGTGTTCCTTGTAGCACTAAGATTGATGGCACTTCTGATCTCAAACGTGCTGCTCCAAAGAGGCAATCAGATCCTAGTATAAGGACTCAAGTCTACCAAGACTTGGAGGAAAAGCTTCCCACCAAAAACAAATTGGAAACCAGGTCTGTTCCTTCTTTAGTTAGCATACCGAATTCTTCAGTTGTAAAACCCCAAAGTACTGCACCTTTAAGCAATGGCCTTCCATCCGGGGTTCATTTCCCACCTCAGGATCAAAGACCACAGGGACAATATCCTCCAATGATGATGGCAACCAAAAATCATGGAACGCCAATGCCTTATGAGCAGTACCCAAAATGTGAGTCTCCTGTGGACGTAGGCTACTACTCTATGCTGAACGCCTATTCGAATCTAAGTATCTCTGGTCCACGCAGTCCTGAAAGGCGTTTCTCCTTAGACACCGATTATAGGATTAGCTCTGTAGCTTCTGATTGTAGCAGTGAAGGTAGTATGAGCTGTGGTAGTAGCGATTCCTATGTGGGTTACAATGATCGGTCTTACATGAGTTCACCTGACCCGCAATTAGAAGAGAACTTAAAATGCCAACATGTGCACCCACATAGCCGCCTTAATTCACAGCCCTTCCTGCAGAGTTACCATGATCCTTTAACAAGAGTGCAAAGTTACAGTCATGAAGAACCAAAGCATCATCACAAACCTCCTACTCCATACATGTCTGTACATCTACAGCATCCTACAGTTGGTGCTCGTTCTAGTTGCCCTAATGACTACTCTGCTCTTCAAAGTTTGCAACATTCAAAGACCATGCATCTGGGGAGGGCCCTTGTATCCACAAGAATAGATAGCATTTCAGACTCACGTTTATATGATAATTCTCCATTAAGACAAAGAAAGCCTTATTCCAGCCAAGATGGGCTTGGAAGTTGGGATAGGCAGAGTTATGGGATTGATGCGTACGGCTATCGTCAGACTTACTCCTTGCCTAGTAACCCCACTCAGCCATGTTACGAGCAGTTCGCCTTCCAAAGTTTACCTGAGCAGCAAGACCAGACTTGGTGCATACCTTACTGTGGAATTCCTCAAGATCCTCCAAGGTATCAAGACACACGGGAGAAGGTTTATATAAACTTATGCAACATCTTCCCTCCTGATCTTGTGAGAATTGTTATGAAAAGGAATCCTCACATGACAGATGCTCAGCAACTTGCTGCTGCCATTTTAGTGGAAAAATCCCAGCTAGGTTATTGA
- the ZC3H12C gene encoding probable ribonuclease ZC3H12C isoform X2 has protein sequence MLFVFKLKMEYGTLYIQEYRKNSKVESSTCSSSFMGLKDHLGHDLGHLYVERTDTQINAVGSWSMVEKPTMDKVNSRKEDADKEASEETGSSSCDSEESTNSDNESERLNNITAESHHLPKTHRQLCRSPCLQPHVLKRNEILQDLKIEEAQMVSKKVKKPPDVVKEYQTKLEFALKLGYSEEQVQLVLNKLGTDALINDILGELVKLGNKTETDQPVNNVNTNIMREASSIESQRSESPLQEDVTEDGDNLRPIVIDGSNVAMSHGNKEVFSCRGIKLAVDWFLERRHKDVTVFVPAWRKEQSRPDALITDQEILRKLEKEKILVFTPSRRVQGRRVVCYDDRFIVKLAFESDGIIVSNDNYRDLANEKPEWKKFIDERLLMYSFVNDKFMPPDDPLGRHGPSLDNFLRKKPIVPEHKKQPCPYGKKCTYGHKCKYYHPERGNQPQRSVADELRAMSRSTAAKAASEGGLVKSNSVPCSTKIDGTSDLKRAAPKRQSDPSIRTQVYQDLEEKLPTKNKLETRSVPSLVSIPNSSVVKPQSTAPLSNGLPSGVHFPPQDQRPQGQYPPMMMATKNHGTPMPYEQYPKCESPVDVGYYSMLNAYSNLSISGPRSPERRFSLDTDYRISSVASDCSSEGSMSCGSSDSYVGYNDRSYMSSPDPQLEENLKCQHVHPHSRLNSQPFLQSYHDPLTRVQSYSHEEPKHHHKPPTPYMSVHLQHPTVGARSSCPNDYSALQSLQHSKTMHLGRALVSTRIDSISDSRLYDNSPLRQRKPYSSQDGLGSWDRQSYGIDAYGYRQTYSLPSNPTQPCYEQFAFQSLPEQQDQTWCIPYCGIPQDPPRYQDTREKVYINLCNIFPPDLVRIVMKRNPHMTDAQQLAAAILVEKSQLGY, from the exons ATGCTCtttgttttcaaattaaaaatg GAATACGGGACACTTTATATTCAGGAATACAGGAAAAACAGCAAAGTGGAATCGAGTACATGCAGCAGCAGCTTCATGGGCTTGAAGGATCATCTGGGGCATGACCTAGGCCATCTTTATGTGGAGCGCACTGACACACAAATAAATGCAGTTGGATCTTGGTCAATGGTGGAGAAACCAACAATGGATAAAGTTAACTCTAGGAAGGAAGATGCAGATAAGGAGGCATCTGAGGAGACTGGAAGCTCCAGTTGTGATTCAGAAGAGAGCACAAATTCTGATAACGAGTCAGAGAGGCTGAATAACATTACAGCAGAATCACATCATCTACCGAAGACTCACCGACAACTGTGCAGGTCTCCCTGCTTACAGCCTCATGTACTAAAACGTAACGAAATCTTACAAGACCTTAAGATAGAGGAGGCCCAGATGGTATCTAAGAAAGTAAAGAAGCCCCCTGATGTGGTGAAGGAATATCAAACCAAACTGGAGTTTGCACTTAAGTTAGGTTACTCTGAAGAACAGGTTCAACTTGTGCTAAATAAGCTTGGCACTGATGCTTTAATCAACGATATTTTGGGAGAACTTGTCAAACTTGGAAATAAAACTGAGACTGACCAGCCTGTAAATAATGTTAACACTAACATAATGCGTGAAGCATCTTCCATAGAGTCTCAGAGGTCTGAGTCTCCACTTCAGGAGGATGTGACTGAAGATGGAGATAACCTGAGGCCAATAGTTATTGATGGCAGCAATGTGGCAATGAG CCATGGGAACAAAGAAGTATTTTCTTGTAGAGGAATAAAATTGGCAGTAGACTGGTTTTTGGAAAGACGCCACAAAGATGTTACAGTGTTTGTGCCAGCATGGAGAAAAGAACAGTCAAGACCTGACGCTCTTATCACAG ATCAAGAAATCCTGCGCAAGTTAGAAAAAGAGAAAATTCTGGTGTTTACACCATCCCGTCGTGTGCAGGGGAGAAGGGTGGTATGCTATGATGACAGATTCATAGTGAAGCTGGCCTTTGAGTCAGATGGTATCATTGTGTCTAATGATAACTACAGGGATCTAGCTAATGAAAAGCCAGAATGGAAGAAGTTCATAGATGAGCGATTGTTGATGTATTCATTTGTCAATGACAA GTTCATGCCTCCTGATGATCCTCTTGGCCGTCATGGCCCAAGCCTTGACAATTTTCTAAGGAAGAAACCTATTGTACCGGAACATAAGAAGCAACCATGTCCATATG GAAAGAAATGTACCTATGGACACAAATGCAAATACTACCACCCAGAAAGAGGAAATCAGCCTCAGCGGTCTGTTGCTGATGAACTTAGAGCCATGTCTAGAAGCACAGCTGCCAAAGCTGCAAGTGAAGGAGGACTGGTAAAAAGCAACAGTGTTCCTTGTAGCACTAAGATTGATGGCACTTCTGATCTCAAACGTGCTGCTCCAAAGAGGCAATCAGATCCTAGTATAAGGACTCAAGTCTACCAAGACTTGGAGGAAAAGCTTCCCACCAAAAACAAATTGGAAACCAGGTCTGTTCCTTCTTTAGTTAGCATACCGAATTCTTCAGTTGTAAAACCCCAAAGTACTGCACCTTTAAGCAATGGCCTTCCATCCGGGGTTCATTTCCCACCTCAGGATCAAAGACCACAGGGACAATATCCTCCAATGATGATGGCAACCAAAAATCATGGAACGCCAATGCCTTATGAGCAGTACCCAAAATGTGAGTCTCCTGTGGACGTAGGCTACTACTCTATGCTGAACGCCTATTCGAATCTAAGTATCTCTGGTCCACGCAGTCCTGAAAGGCGTTTCTCCTTAGACACCGATTATAGGATTAGCTCTGTAGCTTCTGATTGTAGCAGTGAAGGTAGTATGAGCTGTGGTAGTAGCGATTCCTATGTGGGTTACAATGATCGGTCTTACATGAGTTCACCTGACCCGCAATTAGAAGAGAACTTAAAATGCCAACATGTGCACCCACATAGCCGCCTTAATTCACAGCCCTTCCTGCAGAGTTACCATGATCCTTTAACAAGAGTGCAAAGTTACAGTCATGAAGAACCAAAGCATCATCACAAACCTCCTACTCCATACATGTCTGTACATCTACAGCATCCTACAGTTGGTGCTCGTTCTAGTTGCCCTAATGACTACTCTGCTCTTCAAAGTTTGCAACATTCAAAGACCATGCATCTGGGGAGGGCCCTTGTATCCACAAGAATAGATAGCATTTCAGACTCACGTTTATATGATAATTCTCCATTAAGACAAAGAAAGCCTTATTCCAGCCAAGATGGGCTTGGAAGTTGGGATAGGCAGAGTTATGGGATTGATGCGTACGGCTATCGTCAGACTTACTCCTTGCCTAGTAACCCCACTCAGCCATGTTACGAGCAGTTCGCCTTCCAAAGTTTACCTGAGCAGCAAGACCAGACTTGGTGCATACCTTACTGTGGAATTCCTCAAGATCCTCCAAGGTATCAAGACACACGGGAGAAGGTTTATATAAACTTATGCAACATCTTCCCTCCTGATCTTGTGAGAATTGTTATGAAAAGGAATCCTCACATGACAGATGCTCAGCAACTTGCTGCTGCCATTTTAGTGGAAAAATCCCAGCTAGGTTATTGA
- the ZC3H12C gene encoding probable ribonuclease ZC3H12C isoform X1 → MQPTLSEEGISSNVKEYGTLYIQEYRKNSKVESSTCSSSFMGLKDHLGHDLGHLYVERTDTQINAVGSWSMVEKPTMDKVNSRKEDADKEASEETGSSSCDSEESTNSDNESERLNNITAESHHLPKTHRQLCRSPCLQPHVLKRNEILQDLKIEEAQMVSKKVKKPPDVVKEYQTKLEFALKLGYSEEQVQLVLNKLGTDALINDILGELVKLGNKTETDQPVNNVNTNIMREASSIESQRSESPLQEDVTEDGDNLRPIVIDGSNVAMSHGNKEVFSCRGIKLAVDWFLERRHKDVTVFVPAWRKEQSRPDALITDQEILRKLEKEKILVFTPSRRVQGRRVVCYDDRFIVKLAFESDGIIVSNDNYRDLANEKPEWKKFIDERLLMYSFVNDKFMPPDDPLGRHGPSLDNFLRKKPIVPEHKKQPCPYGKKCTYGHKCKYYHPERGNQPQRSVADELRAMSRSTAAKAASEGGLVKSNSVPCSTKIDGTSDLKRAAPKRQSDPSIRTQVYQDLEEKLPTKNKLETRSVPSLVSIPNSSVVKPQSTAPLSNGLPSGVHFPPQDQRPQGQYPPMMMATKNHGTPMPYEQYPKCESPVDVGYYSMLNAYSNLSISGPRSPERRFSLDTDYRISSVASDCSSEGSMSCGSSDSYVGYNDRSYMSSPDPQLEENLKCQHVHPHSRLNSQPFLQSYHDPLTRVQSYSHEEPKHHHKPPTPYMSVHLQHPTVGARSSCPNDYSALQSLQHSKTMHLGRALVSTRIDSISDSRLYDNSPLRQRKPYSSQDGLGSWDRQSYGIDAYGYRQTYSLPSNPTQPCYEQFAFQSLPEQQDQTWCIPYCGIPQDPPRYQDTREKVYINLCNIFPPDLVRIVMKRNPHMTDAQQLAAAILVEKSQLGY, encoded by the exons ATGCAACCAACTTTAAGTGAAGAGGGAATTTCCTCGAATGTGAAG GAATACGGGACACTTTATATTCAGGAATACAGGAAAAACAGCAAAGTGGAATCGAGTACATGCAGCAGCAGCTTCATGGGCTTGAAGGATCATCTGGGGCATGACCTAGGCCATCTTTATGTGGAGCGCACTGACACACAAATAAATGCAGTTGGATCTTGGTCAATGGTGGAGAAACCAACAATGGATAAAGTTAACTCTAGGAAGGAAGATGCAGATAAGGAGGCATCTGAGGAGACTGGAAGCTCCAGTTGTGATTCAGAAGAGAGCACAAATTCTGATAACGAGTCAGAGAGGCTGAATAACATTACAGCAGAATCACATCATCTACCGAAGACTCACCGACAACTGTGCAGGTCTCCCTGCTTACAGCCTCATGTACTAAAACGTAACGAAATCTTACAAGACCTTAAGATAGAGGAGGCCCAGATGGTATCTAAGAAAGTAAAGAAGCCCCCTGATGTGGTGAAGGAATATCAAACCAAACTGGAGTTTGCACTTAAGTTAGGTTACTCTGAAGAACAGGTTCAACTTGTGCTAAATAAGCTTGGCACTGATGCTTTAATCAACGATATTTTGGGAGAACTTGTCAAACTTGGAAATAAAACTGAGACTGACCAGCCTGTAAATAATGTTAACACTAACATAATGCGTGAAGCATCTTCCATAGAGTCTCAGAGGTCTGAGTCTCCACTTCAGGAGGATGTGACTGAAGATGGAGATAACCTGAGGCCAATAGTTATTGATGGCAGCAATGTGGCAATGAG CCATGGGAACAAAGAAGTATTTTCTTGTAGAGGAATAAAATTGGCAGTAGACTGGTTTTTGGAAAGACGCCACAAAGATGTTACAGTGTTTGTGCCAGCATGGAGAAAAGAACAGTCAAGACCTGACGCTCTTATCACAG ATCAAGAAATCCTGCGCAAGTTAGAAAAAGAGAAAATTCTGGTGTTTACACCATCCCGTCGTGTGCAGGGGAGAAGGGTGGTATGCTATGATGACAGATTCATAGTGAAGCTGGCCTTTGAGTCAGATGGTATCATTGTGTCTAATGATAACTACAGGGATCTAGCTAATGAAAAGCCAGAATGGAAGAAGTTCATAGATGAGCGATTGTTGATGTATTCATTTGTCAATGACAA GTTCATGCCTCCTGATGATCCTCTTGGCCGTCATGGCCCAAGCCTTGACAATTTTCTAAGGAAGAAACCTATTGTACCGGAACATAAGAAGCAACCATGTCCATATG GAAAGAAATGTACCTATGGACACAAATGCAAATACTACCACCCAGAAAGAGGAAATCAGCCTCAGCGGTCTGTTGCTGATGAACTTAGAGCCATGTCTAGAAGCACAGCTGCCAAAGCTGCAAGTGAAGGAGGACTGGTAAAAAGCAACAGTGTTCCTTGTAGCACTAAGATTGATGGCACTTCTGATCTCAAACGTGCTGCTCCAAAGAGGCAATCAGATCCTAGTATAAGGACTCAAGTCTACCAAGACTTGGAGGAAAAGCTTCCCACCAAAAACAAATTGGAAACCAGGTCTGTTCCTTCTTTAGTTAGCATACCGAATTCTTCAGTTGTAAAACCCCAAAGTACTGCACCTTTAAGCAATGGCCTTCCATCCGGGGTTCATTTCCCACCTCAGGATCAAAGACCACAGGGACAATATCCTCCAATGATGATGGCAACCAAAAATCATGGAACGCCAATGCCTTATGAGCAGTACCCAAAATGTGAGTCTCCTGTGGACGTAGGCTACTACTCTATGCTGAACGCCTATTCGAATCTAAGTATCTCTGGTCCACGCAGTCCTGAAAGGCGTTTCTCCTTAGACACCGATTATAGGATTAGCTCTGTAGCTTCTGATTGTAGCAGTGAAGGTAGTATGAGCTGTGGTAGTAGCGATTCCTATGTGGGTTACAATGATCGGTCTTACATGAGTTCACCTGACCCGCAATTAGAAGAGAACTTAAAATGCCAACATGTGCACCCACATAGCCGCCTTAATTCACAGCCCTTCCTGCAGAGTTACCATGATCCTTTAACAAGAGTGCAAAGTTACAGTCATGAAGAACCAAAGCATCATCACAAACCTCCTACTCCATACATGTCTGTACATCTACAGCATCCTACAGTTGGTGCTCGTTCTAGTTGCCCTAATGACTACTCTGCTCTTCAAAGTTTGCAACATTCAAAGACCATGCATCTGGGGAGGGCCCTTGTATCCACAAGAATAGATAGCATTTCAGACTCACGTTTATATGATAATTCTCCATTAAGACAAAGAAAGCCTTATTCCAGCCAAGATGGGCTTGGAAGTTGGGATAGGCAGAGTTATGGGATTGATGCGTACGGCTATCGTCAGACTTACTCCTTGCCTAGTAACCCCACTCAGCCATGTTACGAGCAGTTCGCCTTCCAAAGTTTACCTGAGCAGCAAGACCAGACTTGGTGCATACCTTACTGTGGAATTCCTCAAGATCCTCCAAGGTATCAAGACACACGGGAGAAGGTTTATATAAACTTATGCAACATCTTCCCTCCTGATCTTGTGAGAATTGTTATGAAAAGGAATCCTCACATGACAGATGCTCAGCAACTTGCTGCTGCCATTTTAGTGGAAAAATCCCAGCTAGGTTATTGA